In Toxotes jaculatrix isolate fToxJac2 chromosome 11, fToxJac2.pri, whole genome shotgun sequence, a single genomic region encodes these proteins:
- the eif3s10 gene encoding eukaryotic translation initiation factor 3 subunit A: MPAYFQRPENALKRANEFLEVGKKQPALDVLYDVIKSKKHRTWQKIHEPIMLKYLELCVDLRKSHLAKEGLYQYKNICQQVNIKSLEDVVRAYLKLAEEKTETAKEESQQMVLDIEDLDNIQTPESVLLSAVSGEDTQDRTDRLLLTPWVKFLWESYRQCLDLLRNNSKVERLYHDIAQQAFKFCLQYTRKAEFRKLCDNLRMHLGQIQRHHNQSTAINLNNPESQSMHLETRLVQLDSAISMELWQEAFKAVEDIHGLFALSKKPPKPQLMANYYNKVSTVFWKSGNALFHACTLHRLYHLSREMRKNLTQDEMQRMSTRVLLATLSIPITPERTDIARLLDMDGIIVEKHRRLATLLGLQSPPTRQSLINDMVRFNLLQYVVPEVKELYNWLEVDFHPLKLSGRVTKVLNWVRDQAEKEADLQQYVPHLQSNTILRLLQQVAQIYQSIEFSRLASLVPFVDAFQLERSIVDAARHCDLQVRIDHTSRTLSFGSDLNYSTKEDAPVGPFLQNMPSEQIRNQLTAMSASLAKAIQIIKPASILQEREEQNQQAIAAYLKNARKDHQRILARRQTIEERKERLESLNIQREKEELEQREAEMQKVRKAEEERLRQEAKEREKERIMQEHEQIKKKTVRERLEQIKKTELGAKAFKDIDIEDLEELDPDFIMAKQVEQLEKEKKELQERLKNQEKKIDYFERAKRLEEIPLIKKAYEEQRIKDMELWELQEEERISNMKVEREKALEHKKRMSRMIEDKENFLSKITAARSFIYEEKLKAFQERLVEERKKRLEDRKRQRKEDRRNAYYRQKEEEAQRIHEEQLKKEREERERLEQEQREEEEREYQERLRKLEEQERKQRARQQEIEERERRREEERRGPQEEKAKDWGEKEEGGWRKRTDGGDSDWRRPVPDRDWRHEGHEDDKEEREVPFRRGDGPRRGGDDRGPRRGFDDDRGPRRGGDDDRPLRRGMDDDRGPRRGFDDDRGPRRGGDDDRGPRRGFDDDRGPRRGFDDDRGPRRGMDDSRGPRRGADDDWGPRRGGDDDRGGRRGMDDGPRRGGDDPKPWKPHGRPGGWREREKAREESWGPPRGGAHDDGDDDEGEERPSDRFRDRRPQRDEGVWRRAAADEGGSWRDSRREDTDRDDRRDRDDRRGDRRERDSRDDREHRGPSRDHDDGGSWRRGGDDKREERDRDRPRERDRDRDRDREADGEKSWRSDKDIPRRTKNETDDDGWTTVRR, from the exons ATGCCGGCGTATTTTCAGCGGCCAGAAAATGCTCTGAAACGAGCGAACG AGTTTCTCGAGGTTGGTAAGAAACAGCCTGCCTTGGATGTATTGTACGATGTcatcaaaagcaaaaaacatcGAACATGGCAGAAGATCCACGAGCCCATCATGCTCAAGTACCTGGAGCTCTGCGTGGATCTTCGCAAGAGCCACCTGGCCAAGGAGGGTCTCTACCAGTACAAGAACATCTgccagcag GTGAATATCAAATCTCTGGAGGATGTAGTTAGGGCTTACCTGAAGCTGGCGGAGGAGAAGACTGAGACAGCCAAGGAGGAGTCTCAGCAGATGGTCCTGGACATTGAGGATCTGGACAACATCCAGACTCCAGAAAG TGTGCTCCTGAGCGCTGTGAGTGGAGAGGACACTCAGGATCGTACTGATCGCCTGCTGCTCACTCCCTGGGTGAAGTTCCTGTGGGAGTCTTACCGCCAGTGCCTGGACCTGCTCCGAAACAACTCCAAGGTGGAGCGTCTGTACCATGACATTGCCCAGCAAG CATTCAAGTTCTGCCTTCAGTACACCCGCAAAGCTGAGTTTCGCAAACTGTGTGACAACCTGCGTATGCATCTGGGACAGATCCAGCGTCACCACAACCAGAGCACCGCCATCAACCTGAACAACCCTGAAAGCCAGTCCATGCACCTGGAGACACGTCTGGTACAGCTGGACAGTGCCATAAGCATGGAGCTCTGGCAG GAAGCATTCAAGGCTGTTGAGGACATTCATGGCCTGTTTGCGCTTTCCAAGAAGCCTCCCAAACCTCAGCTGATGGCCAACTACTACAACAAGGTGTCTACTGTATTCTGGAAATCTGGAAATGCTCTTTTCCATGCCTGCACCCTCCACCGGCTCTATCACCTGTCCAGGGAGATGCGCAAGAATCTGACCCAAGATGAGATGCAGAG GATGTCCACCAGAGTCCTCCTGGCCACACTGTCCATCCCCATCACCCCCGAGCGCACTGACATTGCTCGACTGCTGGACATGGATGGCATCATTGTGGAGAAACACCGCAGGCTGGCCACGCTCCTGGGTCTACAGTCTCCACCAACCCGGCAGAGTCTCATCAATGACATG GTGAGATTTAACTTGCTGCAGTATGTTGTACCTGAAGTGAAAGAACTTTACAACTGGCTTGAGGTGGACTTTCATCCTCTGAAACTCAGTGGAAGAGTGaccaag gtGTTGAACTGGGTGAGAGACCAGGCTGAGAAGGAGGCTGATCTGCAGCAGTATGTTCCTCACCTGCAGAGCAATACCATCCTGAGGCTCCTGCAACAG GTTGCACAGATCTATCAAAGCATCGAGTTCAGCCGCCTGGCCTCCCTGGTTCCATTTGTGGACGCCTTCCAGCTGGAGCGCTCCATTGTGGATGCTGCCCGGCACTGTGATCTGCAG GTCCGAATTGACCACACCTCTCGGACTCTGAGCTTTGGCTCTGACCTGAACTACTCAACCAAAGAGGACGCTCCTGTTGGTCCTTTCCTACAGAACATGCCCTCAGAGCAGATAAGGAACCAGCTGACTGCCATGTCTGCTTCTTTGGCCAAGGCCATCCAGATCATCAAGCCTGCCTCCATCCTG caAGAACGTGAGGAGCAGAACCAGCAGGCCATTGCTGCCTACCTGAAAAATGCCCGCAAGGACCACCAGCGCATCCTGGCTCGTAGACAGACCATTGAAGAGCGTAAGGAGCGCCTGGAGAGCCTGAACATTCAGCGTGaaaaggaggagctggagcagcgGGAAGCTGAGATGCAGAAGGTCCGCAAGGCTGAGGAGGAGCGTCTCCGCCAGGAGGccaaggagagggagaaggagcgCATCATGCAGGAGCATGAGCAGATCAAGAAGAAGACAGTCCGTGAACGACTGGAGCAGATCAAGAAGACTGAACTCGGAGCCAAGGCCTTCAAGGATATTGATATTGAG GACCTGGAGGAACTGGATCCTGACTTCATCATGGCCAAAcaggtggagcagctggagaaggagaagaaggaactTCAGGAGCGTCTGAAGAACCAGGAGAAGAAG aTTGACTACTTCGAGAGGGCAAAACGCCTCGAGGAGATTCCTCTCATCAAAAAGGCTTATGAGGAGCAGCGCATCAAGGACATGGAACTATGGGAGctccaggaggaggagagg ATCAGTAACATGAAAGTTGAACGGGAGAAGGCTCTGGAGCACAAGAAGCGCATGTCCAGGATGATAGAGGACAAAGAAAACTTCTTGTCTAAAATTACCGCTGCCCGTAGCTTCATTTATGAG GAAAAACTGAAAGCTTTCCAGGAGCGTTTGgttgaggagaggaagaagcgcCTTGAAGATAGGAAGAGACAGCGCAAAGAGGACAGGCGCAACGCTTACTACCgccagaaagaggaagaggcacAGCGTATTCACGAGGAGCAGCTCAAGAAAG AGCGTGAGGAGCGTGAACGCCTGGaacaagagcagagagaggaggaggagagggagtaCCAGGAGCGTCTGCGCAAGCTTGAGGAGCAGGAACGGAAGCAGCGTGCCCGTCAGCAGGAGATTGAAGAGCGAGAGCGCCGTcgtgaggaggagagaaggggccCGCAAGAGGAGAAAGCCAAG GACTGGGGcgaaaaggaggagggaggatggagaaaGCGCACGGATGGAGGTGACTCAGACTGGCGTCGTCCTGTGcctgacag GGATTGGAGACACGAGGGCCACGAAGAtgacaaagaggagagggaggtgcCCTTCAGGCGAGGAGATGGTCCCCGCAGGGGCGGAGATGACAGAGGACCGCGTCGGGGCTTTGATGATGATCGAGGCCCACGtcgtggtggtgatgatgaccGTCCTCTGCGCAGAGGGATGGATGATGATCGTGGTCCACGCAGAGGCTTTGATGATGACCGTGGACCAAGGAGGGGTGGAGATGACGACCGCGGCCCAAGGCGTGGCTTTGATGATGATCGTGGCCCCAGGCGTGGCTTTGATGACGACAGAGGTCCTCGCAGAGGCATGGATGACTCCAGGGGTCCCAGACGTGGGGCTGATGATGACTGGGGCCCCAGAAGGGGAGGAGATGATGACAGAGGTGGAAGGAGAGGCATGGATGACGGGCCACGTCGTGGAGGTGATGATCCCAAACCATGGAAACCCCATGGCAGACCTG GTGGGTGGCGTGAGCGGGAGAAAGCCCGAGAGGAGAGCTGGGGACCTCCTCGTGGTGGTGCACATGATGATGGAGATGACGACGAAGGAGAGGAAAGACCCAGTGACCGCTTCAGGGACCGTCGTCCACAGAG AGACGAGGGCGTCTGGAGGAGAGCAGCTGCAGATGAAGGAGGCAGCTGGAGAGACTCTCGCCGAGAGGACACTGACCGCGATGATCGTCGTGACCGTGATGATCGCCGTGGTGACCGCCGTGAAAGAGACAGCCGGGATGACCGTGAACACAGAGGCCCATCCAGAGATCATGATGATG GAGGGTCTTGGCGTCGTGGAGGTGATGATAAGCGGGAGGAGCGGGACAGGGACAGGCCAAGAGAAAGGGACAGGGATCGTGACCGTGACCGTGAGGCTGATGGGGAAAAGAGTTGGCGTTCTGACAAAGACATCCCTCGTCGCACCAAGAATGAGACGGATGATGATGGCTGGACCACTGTCCGCCGCTGA
- the dennd10 gene encoding DENN domain-containing protein 10 has translation MATTETQLMLSVGLIEKDVNGDTLWVWCYPSVDSELRQVLLSKCCLTQGGRDFHTFVFGQFCRTWYYITTVEVQEPTALNKVTHFSIVVTAKDFNPEKYAALSRILCRMYIKHGSPVKMMEAYITVLTKGICQSDENGSFLIKDYDVRKAYLAGSIKDVVSQFGMETIILYTALMLKKRIIVHHPRIEALLEFTRVLPALTWHRKDWSILHPYVHLTDVELEDLKKCPGYVAGFVDPEVSNRSDLFDVYVNLPDSVITVSQSAKEAMAMGKLHKDVGHLIVQSAEDTERSDSQVIKDISVKTKEILANLVALADECEDSKITLEGLKQHHFPSATENFLFHLAAAEQLLRI, from the exons ATGGCAACAACTGAAACGCAGCTTATGTTAAGCGTCGGGTTAATCG AGAAAGATGTGAATGGAGACACACTGTGGGTGTGGTGCTATCCCTCCGTGGACTCAGAACTGAGGCAAGTCCTGCTCAGCAAATGCTGTCTGACGCAGGGCGGCCGGGATTTCCACACCTTTGTGTTTGGCCAGTTCTGTCGTACTTGGTACTACATTACAACAGTGGAGGTACAGGAACCTACAGCACTAAACAAG gTCACTCATTTTTCAATAGTTGTTACAGCAAAAGACTTCAACCCTGAGAAGTATGCTGCACTTAGCAGAATACTCTGCAG GATGTACATCAAACATGGCAGTCCTGTGAAGATGATGGAGGCTTACATCACTGTTCTCACAAAAGGAATTTGTCAGAGCGATGAAAATGGCTCGTTCCTCATTAAGGACTATGATGTACGGAAGGCGTATCTGGCCGGTTCAATCAAAG atgTGGTGTCTCAGTTTGGTATGGAGACTATCATCCTGTATACTGCTCTCATGCTGAAGAAGAGGATCATAGTCCATCACCCTCGTATTGAAGCTTTGTTGGAGTTTACAAG AGTTCTGCCAGCTCTGACGTGGCACAGGAAAGACTGGTCCATCCTGCACCCGTACGTGCACCTGACTGATGTTGAACTGGAGGATTTAAAGAAATGCCCTG GGTATGTGGCAGGATTTGTAGATCCCGAAGTGAGCAACAGATCGGACTTGTTTGATGTGTATGTGAACCTCCCTGACAGTGTCATCACAGTATCCCAGAGTGCCAAAG AGGCCATGGCTATGGGGAAGTTACACAAGGACGTCGGTCACCTTATCGTCCAGTCTgcagaagacactgagaggtCAGACAGTCAGGTGATTAAG GACATCTCTGTCAAGACAAAAGAGATCCTCGCCAACTTGGTCGCCCTGGCTGACGAGTGTGAAGACTCCAAGATCACACTGGAAGGTTTAAAGCAGCATCATTTCCCTTCGGCGACAGAGAACTTCCTCTTTCATTTGGCAGCTGCCGAGCAACTCTTAAGGATATAA
- the sfxn4 gene encoding sideroflexin-4 has protein sequence MDPNLLYWKSNGQSLLSRVQIWVNLLDPAFLISSDDEIQKARSLLEGGGESEKDASALNLTLSSVHADSGAVILPIFRPPALFPVSAPLVVASFLPHTTVKPALLWQFLLQSYNAGFNYANRNSSSEQGKKTSLKQLLLIAGTVSYATCAGALPQIVINRLNVRSAPIQTFLRLILPIPLSAALAFFNVLTVRSEELETGIQVFDSNGNPVGMSKAAGEKAVKETALSRAALFGTTATIPNLLILLLQRTRLFQRKSLLVGPVRHISVAFVLGLMIPVSFSLFPQVGTIKKEKLEEKLQATAVDGQLFYHRGL, from the exons ATGGATCCTAATTTGTTGTACTGGAAAAGTAACGGGCAG TCTCTCCTCAGTCGAGTACAGATCTGGGTTAATCTCCTCGATCCAGctttcctcatctcctctgat GATGAAATACAGAAGGCCCGTTCTCTTCTTGAAGGTGGAGGGGAAAGTGAAAAG GATGCATCTGCACTGAACCTCACTCTT TCGTCCGTCCACGCTGATTCAGGAGCTGTAATTCTACCAATTTTCCGCCCTCCAG CATTATTTCCAGTATCAGCACCTTTG gtggtCGCCAGCTTTTTGCCTCACACCACTGTCAAACCAGCTCTGTTATGGCAG tttttgctGCAGAGTTACAATGCTGGCTTCAACTATGCAAACAGAAATTCTTCATCAGAGCAG GGCAAGAAGACGTCTCTGAAGCAGCTTCTGTTGATCGCTGGAACAGTGTCCTATGCAACTTGTGCaggg GCCCTTCCTCAAATTGTGATCAACCGACTCAATGTAAGAAGTGCACCAATCCAGACTTTCTTAAGGTTGATATTACCGATCCCGCTCTCAG CTGCTCTGGCCTTCTTCAATGTCTTGACTGTCAGAAGTGAGGAGTTAGAAACAGGGATCCAAGTGTTTGATTCCAATGGGAATCCTGTCGGCATGTCTaaagcagcaggagaaaag GCTGTGAAGGAAACTGCTTTGTCAAGGGCAGCACTGTTTGGTACAACTGCCACTATTCCTAATCTGCTGATTTTGCTTTTACAGAG AACAAGACTTTTCCAGAGGAAGTCGCTGCTGGTCGGTCCTGTCCGTCACATAAGCGTTGCATTTGTCCTGGGCCTGATGATCCCTGTCTCGTTCAGTCTGTTTCCGCAAGTGGGAACG ataaagaaagagaagttgGAGGAAAAGCTACAGGCTACAGCAGTTGACGGACAGTTATTCTATCACAGAGGACTCTGA
- the prdx3 gene encoding thioredoxin-dependent peroxide reductase, mitochondrial, with the protein MAATIGRLLRTSARAAAGGLKVTAACQHGASGAARALTAPALQRACFSTSTCRWAPAVTQPAPAFKGTAVINGEFKEMSLADFKGKYLVLFFYPLDFTFVCPTEIISFSDKANEFHDVNCAVVGVSVDSHFTHLAWINTPRKTGGLGHIHIPLLSDLNKQISRDYGVLLEGPGIALRGLFIIDPNGVVKHMSVNDLPVGRSVEETLRLVKAFQFVETHGEVCPASWTPDSPTIKPTPHGSKEYFEKVN; encoded by the exons ATGGCAGCCACCATTGGGAGACTACTCAGGACCTCT GcaagagctgcagcaggagggcTGAAAGTCACAGCAGCCTGTCAACACGGAGCCTCTGGGGCTGCAAGAGCCCTCACCGCTCCTGCACTTCAGAGAGCCTGTTTCTCTACAA GCACTTGCAGATGGGCCCCTGCTGTCACTCAGCCTGCTCCGGCTTTTAAGGGCACAGCTGTCATCAATGGGGAGTTTAAGGAGATGAGCCTTGCTGATTTCAAGGGCAAATACCTGGTCCTCTTCTTCTACCCACTGGATTT caccTTCGTGTGCCCGACAGAGATCATTTCATTCAGCGACAAGGCCAACGAGTTCCACGACGTCAACTGTGCGGTGGTGGGTGTGTCCGTGGACTCCCACTTCACCCACCTGGCATGGATCAACACTCCACGCAAA ACTGGAGGCTTGGGCCACATCCACATCCCCTTGCTGTCAGACCTCAACAAGCAGATCTCTAGAGACTATGGGGTGCTGCTGGAGGGTCCGGGCATCGCACTGAG GGGCCTGTTCATCATTGATCCAAATGGTGTGGTGAAGCACATGAGTGTGAACGACTTGCCAGTGGGCCGTAGTGTAGAAGAGACCCTTCGTCTTGTGAAGGCGTTCCAGTTTGTGGAGACCCACGGCGAAGTGTGTCCGGCCAGCTGGACCCCTGACTCCCCCACG atcaAACCAACCCCACATGGATCCAAGGAGTACTTTGAAAAAGTCAACTGA